A stretch of DNA from Fusobacterium perfoetens:
ATAAGTTTCCTTTACATCCGCACATTGCATAGATTATTCTACATGCTTCATATTGGATTTCTTTTGCTTTTGCTATTTCTCCTGTTTTGAATAATCTTTCTATTTCTAAGTATAATTCTGGCATTACTCCGTATGTTCCACCGATTCCTCCATCAGCTCCCATAGCTAGTCCTGATAATAATTGTTCGTCTGGACCGTTGAATACTACTCTGTCTGCTCCTAATTCATCTT
This window harbors:
- a CDS encoding dihydrodipicolinate synthase family protein encodes the protein DELGADRVVFNGPDEQLLSGLAMGADGGIGGTYGVMPELYLEIERLFKTGEIAKAKEIQYEACRIIYAMCGCKGNLYAVMKAILKMREGIDCGSVRNPLPELVAEDMPKVEACAKMID